From Deinococcus aestuarii, one genomic window encodes:
- a CDS encoding DUF177 domain-containing protein has translation MTDTPRLHLGSLLRTSSDAHAAGSLGHLSYEQGSETQTLRFVRPAPFRVDVNPLGGNEMYLQGTFAPTLVMECARCLRDVEVPLDLRLGTLLRYDPSVAEPHLEEAETGEEVLVFGDPDLDLSAYLAETALLQAPLTVLHAPDCKGLCQVCGHDLNEGPCEHMAQVPVEEIDDLLGSPEGSVHATQNPFAALRDLKLPED, from the coding sequence ATGACCGATACGCCCCGTCTTCACCTGGGTTCGCTGCTGCGGACGTCTTCGGACGCTCACGCGGCGGGGAGCCTGGGTCACCTCAGCTACGAGCAGGGCAGCGAGACCCAGACCCTGCGCTTCGTGCGGCCCGCGCCCTTCCGGGTCGATGTCAACCCGCTCGGCGGAAACGAGATGTACCTCCAGGGCACCTTCGCCCCCACCCTCGTGATGGAGTGCGCCCGCTGCCTGCGCGACGTGGAGGTGCCCCTCGACCTGCGGCTGGGCACCCTGCTGCGCTACGACCCGTCGGTGGCCGAGCCGCACCTGGAGGAGGCCGAGACGGGCGAGGAGGTCCTCGTCTTCGGCGACCCCGACCTCGACCTGAGCGCCTACCTCGCGGAGACGGCGCTGCTGCAAGCCCCCCTCACCGTCCTGCACGCCCCCGACTGCAAGGGCCTGTGCCAGGTCTGCGGCCACGACCTCAACGAGGGGCCCTGCGAACACATGGCCCAGGTCCCGGTCGAGGAAATCGACGACCTGCTGGGCTCGCCGGAGGGGTCGGTGCACGCCACCCAGAACCCCTTCGCCGCCCTGCGCGACCTCAAGCTCCCGGAGGACTGA
- a CDS encoding peroxiredoxin, producing the protein MTDLRRLPEGLVAPVDDGACDHLPGRRLPPVSLTATDGSVVDVSALPGRTVLYAYPRTGRPGEPLPTSWDVIPGARGCTPQSCAFRDHHAELRAAGARVFGLSTQDSAYQREAAGRLHLPFPLLSDAGLDFTRALGLPTFTADGMTLLRRVTLIVRDGGVEHVFSPVFPPDRNAADVLAWLEAHPA; encoded by the coding sequence GTGACCGACCTTAGGCGCCTTCCCGAAGGGTTGGTGGCCCCGGTGGACGACGGCGCCTGCGACCACCTGCCGGGCAGGCGGCTGCCGCCCGTCTCCCTGACCGCGACGGACGGGAGTGTGGTGGACGTGTCCGCCCTGCCGGGGCGAACCGTGCTCTACGCCTACCCGCGCACCGGGCGCCCCGGAGAACCCCTGCCGACGAGCTGGGACGTGATCCCGGGCGCGCGCGGCTGCACGCCGCAGTCCTGCGCCTTCCGCGACCACCACGCCGAGCTGCGGGCGGCGGGGGCCCGCGTCTTCGGGCTGAGCACCCAGGATTCGGCGTACCAGCGGGAGGCGGCGGGGCGGCTGCACCTCCCCTTCCCCCTGCTCTCGGACGCGGGGCTGGACTTCACCCGGGCGCTGGGGCTCCCCACCTTCACGGCGGACGGGATGACCCTGCTGCGGCGGGTGACGCTGATCGTGCGGGATGGGGGGGTCGAGCACGTCTTTTCCCCCGTCTTCCCGCCCGACCGGAACGCGGCGGATGTGCTCGCGTGGCTGGAGGCGCACCCCGCCTGA
- a CDS encoding polymer-forming cytoskeletal protein — translation MALDHDLLELLHCEAEGDLTPAERERLVQLGHRPEVEDLRRRLARTTAALSALERPLPRHPCAAEVAGEISWSARLHAPATPGLPGRVAALVAAEVTLDARLAASPPPGPARSVAGEVAERVRMAALLAPPPLVPGVAPRVAPEIAWAARLDRPAPALPVGLAGPLASRIAREAAPQVPVPDAAPAPVYNPAPLLLVSGLLAGLTLLAVTTAWPNLAAGATVLQTLVAQVSPLAGVGLALLLAVSVLVAWRPTPAVQRFGAGAFVLCAVLTLPPLYEAFGRSGVTVGHDVTVRGPVSGNVIAVGGHVTLAPGARVDGEVITLLGDVRREPGARVSGRVNALLGHAPGDATALETAPPPGLSLATATAFRPLLGWLGGAAWSRVFVVLTGAMLLLLFVAGVAPMLARRQRHAPLRTLALGVLALAVLIGPALGLALVGLLVPALLATAFALLTVATGLSVTAYDAGRALAYRLRLPLPDAVGALLGLCTVAASLSVPPLALTLMLVGGAWGAGTLLLTRQGQEAGRGARA, via the coding sequence ATGGCCCTGGACCACGACCTGTTGGAGTTGCTGCACTGCGAGGCGGAGGGAGACCTCACCCCCGCCGAGCGCGAGCGGCTCGTTCAGCTCGGTCACCGTCCGGAGGTCGAGGACCTCCGCCGCCGTCTCGCCCGGACGACGGCCGCGCTGAGCGCCCTGGAACGTCCCCTGCCCCGGCACCCTTGCGCGGCGGAGGTCGCCGGGGAGATCTCGTGGAGCGCGCGGCTGCACGCCCCCGCCACACCCGGTCTTCCCGGGCGGGTGGCCGCGCTCGTGGCGGCGGAGGTGACCCTGGACGCGCGCCTGGCCGCCTCGCCCCCGCCCGGTCCGGCCCGCAGCGTGGCGGGGGAGGTGGCGGAACGGGTGCGGATGGCGGCCCTCCTCGCCCCTCCCCCGCTGGTGCCGGGCGTGGCCCCACGGGTCGCCCCGGAGATCGCGTGGGCGGCGCGGCTGGACCGGCCTGCCCCGGCCCTGCCCGTGGGGTTGGCGGGGCCGCTGGCCTCGCGGATCGCCCGGGAGGCGGCGCCGCAGGTCCCGGTGCCGGACGCCGCCCCGGCCCCCGTTTACAACCCCGCGCCGCTGCTGCTGGTGTCGGGGCTGCTCGCGGGGCTGACGCTGCTCGCGGTCACGACCGCGTGGCCGAATCTGGCGGCGGGGGCAACGGTCCTCCAGACGCTGGTGGCGCAGGTCTCGCCGCTGGCGGGGGTGGGGCTCGCCCTGCTGCTCGCCGTGAGCGTCCTCGTCGCGTGGCGGCCCACGCCCGCCGTGCAGCGGTTCGGGGCGGGGGCCTTCGTGCTGTGCGCCGTGCTGACGCTGCCGCCCCTGTACGAGGCTTTCGGGCGCAGCGGCGTGACGGTGGGGCACGACGTGACGGTGCGCGGTCCCGTGAGCGGCAACGTCATCGCCGTCGGCGGCCACGTGACGCTCGCCCCCGGGGCCCGGGTGGACGGCGAGGTGATCACCCTCCTCGGCGACGTGCGGCGCGAGCCCGGCGCGCGGGTGTCGGGCCGGGTGAACGCCCTGCTGGGGCACGCGCCGGGGGACGCGACCGCCCTGGAGACGGCGCCGCCCCCCGGGCTGAGCCTCGCCACCGCCACCGCCTTCCGGCCCCTGCTGGGCTGGCTGGGGGGCGCGGCGTGGAGCCGGGTCTTCGTGGTGCTCACGGGCGCCATGCTGCTGCTGCTGTTCGTGGCGGGGGTCGCCCCCATGCTCGCCCGCCGCCAGCGTCACGCGCCGCTGCGGACCCTCGCGCTCGGGGTGCTCGCCCTCGCCGTGTTGATCGGCCCGGCGCTGGGGCTCGCGCTCGTCGGGCTGCTCGTGCCCGCGCTGCTCGCCACCGCCTTCGCGCTGCTCACCGTCGCCACCGGCCTGAGCGTCACCGCCTACGACGCGGGCCGCGCCCTCGCTTACCGCCTGCGCCTGCCCCTCCCCGACGCGGTGGGCGCGCTGCTGGGGCTGTGCACCGTCGCCGCCTCCCTGAGCGTGCCGCCGCTGGCCCTCACCCTAATGCTCGTGGGCGGCGCGTGGGGCGCGGGCACCCTGCTCCTCACCCGCCAGGGGCAGGAGGCGGGAAGAGGCGCGCGGGCGTAG
- a CDS encoding glucose-1-phosphate thymidylyltransferase, translating to MKAIIPAAGLGTRLRPLTFTRPKPVLRVAGQPIIRHATRTLADAGITQIGVIVSEVTREEIGDALRKVEGIEVTLIDQHEQLGLGHAVMMAREWVGGDDFCVYLGDNLFEFGARPFVDRFRRERPTALIALVEVPDPTAFGVAELDGERITRLVEKPKNPPSNLAVAGLYCFTPEVFGILEHLPPSARGEYEITDAIQGLIDRGGAVLGQRVEGWWKDTGRPLDLLDANRLLLERIELDVQGTVTDSRLTGRVVVPASAQVIRSKIVGPVMLGEGVIIEDAYIGPFTSIGRDSVIRNAEVEHSVIDAEARIECLSTRLQDCLIGVRAQVRGGRKVPSTHKLTLSDASVVELA from the coding sequence ATGAAGGCGATCATCCCCGCTGCGGGCCTGGGCACCCGGCTCCGCCCGTTGACCTTTACCCGTCCCAAGCCCGTGCTGCGTGTCGCGGGCCAGCCCATCATCCGGCACGCCACCCGCACGCTCGCCGACGCCGGAATCACCCAGATCGGCGTGATCGTCTCGGAAGTCACCCGTGAGGAGATCGGGGACGCCCTGCGCAAGGTCGAGGGGATCGAGGTCACCCTGATCGACCAGCACGAGCAGCTCGGCCTGGGCCACGCCGTCATGATGGCGCGCGAGTGGGTGGGCGGGGACGATTTCTGCGTGTACCTGGGCGACAACCTCTTCGAGTTCGGCGCGCGGCCCTTCGTGGACCGGTTTCGCCGGGAGCGGCCCACCGCCCTGATCGCCCTGGTGGAGGTGCCCGACCCCACCGCGTTCGGGGTGGCCGAGCTCGACGGCGAGCGCATCACCCGCCTCGTGGAGAAGCCCAAGAATCCGCCGAGCAACCTCGCGGTGGCGGGGCTGTACTGCTTCACGCCCGAGGTCTTCGGGATTCTCGAACACCTGCCCCCCTCGGCGCGCGGCGAGTACGAGATCACCGACGCGATCCAGGGGCTGATCGACCGGGGCGGGGCGGTCCTCGGGCAGCGGGTGGAGGGCTGGTGGAAGGACACGGGCCGCCCCCTCGACCTCCTCGACGCCAACCGGCTGCTACTCGAGCGCATCGAACTCGACGTGCAGGGCACCGTCACCGACTCGCGCCTCACGGGCCGGGTGGTCGTCCCCGCCTCGGCCCAGGTGATCCGCAGCAAGATCGTCGGGCCGGTGATGCTCGGCGAGGGCGTGATCATCGAGGACGCCTACATCGGCCCCTTCACGAGCATCGGGCGTGACAGCGTGATCCGCAACGCCGAGGTCGAGCACAGCGTCATCGACGCCGAGGCGCGGATCGAGTGCCTGAGCACCCGCCTCCAGGACTGCCTGATCGGCGTGCGCGCCCAGGTGCGCGGCGGGCGCAAGGTGCCGAGCACCCACAAGCTCACCCTCTCGGACGCCAGCGTGGTCGAACTGGCGTGA
- a CDS encoding helix-turn-helix domain-containing protein, translating to MKLHERLRELRSERGLRLKDVAETAGISVPYLSDLERGRTNPSLETLQTLAGAYTITVHDLLEGVEFYGDSTEGALPKGLADLVADPTLGGQLTPDWVRTLSRIELRGKRPRDKQDWYEIYLHLKRILN from the coding sequence ATGAAACTGCACGAAAGACTCCGCGAACTGCGCAGCGAACGCGGGCTGCGGCTCAAGGACGTGGCCGAGACCGCCGGGATCAGCGTTCCGTACCTCAGCGACCTGGAGCGCGGGCGCACCAACCCCAGCCTGGAGACCCTCCAGACGCTGGCGGGGGCCTACACCATCACGGTGCACGACCTGCTCGAAGGCGTCGAGTTCTATGGCGACTCGACCGAGGGGGCGCTGCCCAAGGGGCTCGCCGACCTCGTGGCGGACCCCACGCTCGGCGGTCAGCTCACGCCCGACTGGGTTCGCACCCTGTCGCGTATCGAGCTGCGCGGCAAGCGTCCCCGCGACAAGCAGGACTGGTACGAGATCTACCTGCACCTCAAGCGCATCCTGAACTGA
- the moaC gene encoding cyclic pyranopterin monophosphate synthase MoaC — translation MAGQEAPELTHFRDGLPRMVDVSGKASTPRTATAEGWVRLPPEARAALEAGAGPKGDPLTVARLAGLAGSKRTADLVLLCHPIPVTGADVQVTLEEQGVHVVATVRTTAPTGVEMEALTAVTVAALNVYDMLKAASKAIEVTGIRLLAKTGGKSGDYRAPGV, via the coding sequence GTGGCCGGGCAAGAGGCGCCGGAACTCACCCACTTCCGGGACGGCCTGCCCCGCATGGTGGACGTGAGCGGCAAGGCGAGTACCCCGCGCACCGCGACCGCCGAGGGCTGGGTGCGCCTGCCCCCCGAGGCGCGGGCAGCGCTGGAGGCGGGCGCAGGCCCCAAGGGAGACCCCCTGACCGTCGCCCGGCTGGCGGGGCTGGCGGGCAGCAAGCGCACCGCCGACCTCGTGCTGCTGTGTCACCCCATTCCCGTCACGGGCGCCGACGTGCAGGTCACGCTGGAGGAACAGGGCGTGCATGTCGTCGCCACCGTCCGCACGACCGCGCCCACGGGGGTGGAGATGGAGGCCCTCACCGCCGTCACGGTCGCGGCGCTCAACGTCTACGACATGCTCAAGGCGGCGAGCAAGGCCATCGAGGTGACGGGGATTCGCCTGCTCGCCAAGACGGGCGGGAAGAGCGGCGACTACCGGGCGCCCGGCGTCTAG